One part of the Anopheles coustani chromosome 2, idAnoCousDA_361_x.2, whole genome shotgun sequence genome encodes these proteins:
- the LOC131265076 gene encoding probable chitinase 10 gives MEAQEALQRECRFLVEPARIGLAPRILRIAIVLCIIIAIFSQATDSAQTKRRIRRPTNLKATVAKPEDNQIPTKKAQDRSDQAPASATNRFRVRTKTRGTLTAGAAGTAVLAGAASSALVSKKAQIDSDGYKIVCYYTNWSQYRTKIGKFVPEDIPADLCTHIIFAFGWLKKGKLSSFESNDETKDGKTGLYERMMTLKKANPKLKILLAIGGWSFGTQKFKEMSATRYARQTFIYSAIPFLRQRGFDGLDMDWEYPKGSDDKKNFVLLLKELKEAFDAESQEIRQPRLLLTAAVPVGPDNVRGGYDVPAVASYLDFINLMAYDFHGKWERETGHNAPLYSPSSDSEWRKQLSVDYAANLWVKLGAPKEKLIIGMPTYGRSFTLSNTDRYNVNSPASGGGKAGEYTKESGFLAYYEICEMLLNGAAYIWDDEMKVPYLVDGDQWVGFDDERAIRNKMTWIKTNGFGGAMVWTVDMDDFSGTVCGGNVKYPLIGAMREELRGVSRGKEAKDVDWSTVAATIQEKEEEKPAPIKISVSELLAKVQKPQKKIIKQGLATVEKNSRPAQVFCYLTSWSVKRPGAGKFEPKDVDAGLCTHIVYAFATLKDHKLTEANESDPDMYDEVIALREKNPDLQVLLAIGGWAFGSTPFKELTSNVFRMNQFVYEAIEFLREYQFNGLDVDWEYPRGADDRKAYVDLLRELRVAFEGEAKTSGQPRLLLTAAVPASFEAIAAGYDVPEISKYLDFINVMTYDFHGQWERQVGHNSPLFPLDSASNYQKKLTVDFSAREWVKQGAPKEKLLIGMPTYGRSFTLVNQTQFDIGAPASGGGLPGKFTNEAGFLSYYEICAFLGVDNTTLVWDSEQQVPFAYRKDQWVGFDDERSLKTKMEWLKEEGFGGIMVWSIDMDDFSGRCGSGKYPLLTTLNSELKDYKVQLEYDGPYESYGPRGAYTTKDPNEVTCAEEDGHISYHPDKADCTHYFMCEGERKHHMPCPANLVFNPNENVCDWPENVEGCQHHSQAAASK, from the exons ATGGAAGCACAAGAGGCGCTTCAGAGGGAATGTCGCTTTTTGGTCGAACCCGCTCGGATAGGG TTAGCGCCTCGGATACTTAGAATAGCGATAGTGCTATGCATCATCATTGCGATCTTCTCCCAAGCGACAGACAGCGCTCAAA CAAAGCGAAGAATACGGCGGCCCACAAACCTCAAGGCGACCGTAGCGAAGCCAGAAGACAACCAGATCCCCACGAAGAAGGCACAGGATCGATCGGATCAGGCGCCCGCCTCGGCCACCAACCGGTTCCGGGTGCGCACGAAAACGCGCGGCACATTAACGGCCGGTGCTGCCGGAACAGCGGTGTTGGCCGGTGCCGCCAGCTCCGCCCTCGTGTCGAAGAAGGCGCAGATCGACAGTGATGGCTACAAG ATCGTCTGCTACTACACCAACTGGTCGCAGTACCGTACGAAAATCGGTAAGTTCGTCCCGGAGGACATCCCGGCCGATCTGTGCACGCACATCATATTCGCCTTCGGGTGGCTGAAGAAGGGCAAGCTGAGCTCGTTCGAGAGCAACGACGAAACGAAGGACGGCAAGACCGGTCTGTACGAGCGCATGATGACGCTGAAGAAGGCGAACCCGAAGCTGAAGATCCTGCTGGCGATCGGTGGCTGGTCGTTCGGTACGCAAAAGTTCAAGGAGATGTCCGCCACCCGGTACGCCCGCCAGACGTTCATCTACTCGGCCATCCCGTTCCTGCGGCAGCGCGGCTTCGACGGGCTCGACATGGACTGGGAGTACCCGAAGGGTTCGGACGACAAGAAGAActtcgtgctgctgctgaaggagCTGAAGGAGGCGTTCGATGCGGAATCGCAGGAGATCCGCCAGCCGAGGCTGCTGCTGACCGCGGCCGTCCCCGTTGGGCCGGATAATGTGCGCGGTGGATACGATGTCCCGGCCGTCGCCAGCTACCTCGACTTCATCAACCTGATGGCGTATGATTTCCACGGCAAGTGGGAGCGCGAGACGGGTCACAACGCTCCGCTGTACTCCCCATCGTCCGACAGCGAGTGGCGCAAGCAGCTCTCGGTGGACTACGCCGCCAACTTGTGGGTGAAGCTCGGTGCCCCGAAGGAGAAGCTGATCATCGGTATGCCCACGTACGGTCGCTCGTTCACACTCTCCAACACCGACCGGTACAATGTGAACTCCCCGGCGAGCGGTGGTGGCAAGGCCGGCGAGTACACCAAAGAGTCCGGCTTCTTGGCGTACTACGAAATCTGCGAAATGCTCCTGAACGGTGCCGCGTATATCTGGGACGACGAGATGAAGGTGCCGTACCTGGTCGACGGTGATCAGTGGGTCGGATTCGACGACGAGCGTGCCATCCGCAACAAGATGACCTGGATCAAGACGAACGGATTCGGTGGTGCGATGGTGTGGACCGTGGACATGGACGACTTCAGTGGTACGGTTTGTGGAGGTAACGTGAAGTACCCGCTGATCGGAGCAATGCGCGAGGAGCTGCGAGGAGTTAGCCGTGGTAAGGAAGCGAAGGACGTTGACTGGTCCACGGTGGCCGCCACCATCCAGGAGAAG gaggaagaaaaaccagcCCCGATTAAGATTTCTGTCTCGGAATTGTTGGCCAAGGTTCAGAAACCTCAGAAGAAGATCATCAAGCAGGGATTGGCTACAGTGGAAAAGAACT CACGACCAGCGCAAGTGTTCTGTTACTTGACGAGCTGGTCGGTGAAACGACCGGGTGCCGGCAAGTTCGAACCGAAGGACGTCGACGCCGGTCTCTGCACGCACATCGTCTACGCCTTTGCAACGCTCAAGGACCACAAGCTGACCGAAGCGAACGAGAGTGACCCGGACATGTACGACGAGGTGATTGCACTGCGCGAGAAGAACCCCGACCTGCAGGTCCTGCTCGCCATCGGCGGCTGGGCGTTCGGATCGACCCCCTTCAAGGAGCTGACGTCGAACGTGTTCCGTATGAACCAGTTCGTGTACGAAGCGATCGAGTTCCTGCGGGAGTACCAGTTCAACGGGCTCGACGTCGACTGGGAGTATCCGCGCGGAGCCGACGACCGTAAGGCGTACGTCGACCTGCTGCGCGAGCTGCGCGTCGCCTTCGAGGGTGAAGCGAAGACGTCCGGACAACCGCGCCTTCTGCTGACCGCTGCCGTGCCCGCTTCCTTCGAGGCCATCGCGGCCGGCTATGACGTGCCGGAGATCTCCAAGTACCTCGACTTCATCAACGTCATGACGTACGACTTCCACGGGCAGTGGGAGCGCCAGGTTGGCCACAATTCGCCGCTGTTCCCGCTCGACTCGGCCTCCAACTACCAGAAGAAACTGACCGTTGACTTCAGTGCGCGCGAGTGGGTGAAGCAGGGCGCACCCAAGGAGAAGCTGTTGATCGGTATGCCCACCTATGGCCGCTCGTTCACGCTCGTCAACCAGACGCAGTTCGACATTGGAGCGCCAGCGTCGGGAGGCGGTCTGCCGGGCAAGTTCACCAACGAGGCCGGATTCCTCAGCTACTACGAGATCTGTGCGTTCCTTGGCGTGGACAACACGACCCTCGTGTGGGACTCCGAGCAGCAGGTGCCGTTTGCTTACCGCAAGGATCAATGGGTTGGCTTCGACGATGAACGATCACTGAAGACGAAG ATGGAATGGCTCAAGGAGGAAGGTTTCGGAGGAATCATGGTTTGGTCGATCGATATGGACGACTTCTCGGGACGCTGCGGTAGCGGCAAGTACCCACTGCTGACCACACTCAACAGCGAGCTGAAGGACTACAAGGTGCAGCTGGAGTACGATGGACCGTACGAGTCGTACGGACCACGGGGTGCCTACACCACCAAGGATC CCAACGAGGTCACCTGCGCCGAAGAGGACGGCCACATCAGCTACCATCCGGATAAGGCCGACTGTACGCACTACTTCATGTGCGAGGGTGAGCGCAAGCACCACATGCCATGTCCCGCCAACCTGGTGTTCAACCCGAACGAGAACGTGTGCGATTGGCCGGAGAACGTCGAAGGATGCCAGCACCATTCGCAGGCCGCAGCGTCCAAGTAA
- the LOC131266527 gene encoding uncharacterized protein LOC131266527, with the protein MASKWLPLLVAVVAFHLVSAAPLGGNSTELSKTIGVIHHLTYLIDYLVQYVIKDNDRQTPKDAADYYQKALVEGQSEGASRSSEEYKPSADRARQETEIISKMMKV; encoded by the exons ATGGCAAGCAAATGGCTCCCACTGTTGGTGGCCGTCGTGGCGTTCCATCTG GTGAGCGCCGCTCCGTTGGGAGGAAATTCTACGGAGCTTTCGAAAACGATCGGGGTCATACATCACCTAACCTACCTGATCGACTACCTGGTGCAGTACGTCATTAAGGACAACGATCGCCAAACGCCAAAGGACGCCGCCGACTACTACCAGAAGGCGTTGGTCGAGGGTCAGTCCGAGGGTGCATCGCGGAGCTCCGAGGAGTACAAACCGAGCGCGGACCGAGCCCGCCAGGAGACGGAAATCATCAGCAAAATGATGAAAGTTTAG